From the Sulfuriferula nivalis genome, the window GTTTTGCACTTCCTCGACGGTATCGAACAAGTAATGCGCCAACCAGTCATAGCGCACTGTGCGGTTATAGCGCTCGATATAAGCATTCTGCTGGGGGTTGCCTGGCTGAATGAAGTCAAGTTTGATACCCCGCTGTTCAGCCCATTCCTTAGTCATATTGCTGATGTACTCAGGGCCGTTGTCACATCGAATCACCTTGGGTACGCCACGCCATTCGATGATTTGTTCCAGTGACCGAATCACACGTTCTGACGGCAGCGAGAAATCCACATCAATACACAAACCTTCACGATTAAAGTCATCAATGACGTTGAATAGCCTGATACAGCGGCCATCCGCTAACTGGTCGTGCATGAAGTCCATTGACCAGACTTCGTTGATTTGTGTTGGTACGGCAAGCGCCTCTGGTTTCTCCCGTACCAGACGACGTCTGGGTTTGATGCGTAGGTTCAATTCCAGCTCGCGATATATTCTGTAAACCCGCTTGTGGTTCCAACGAAACTGTTTGGTATTACGCAGGTAAAAATAACACAAGCCAAACCCCCAGTTGCGTTGGTTGGTGGTCAAACGTATCAGCCAGTCGGCGATGAGGGCATTCTCTGACGACAGCTTAGCCTGATAGCGATAGCAGGTTTCGCTGATATTAAAGGCAGCGCAGGCAGTACTGATGCTGATTTGCCTAGTTTGCACTACCAACACAGCCATCTCGCGGCGCAGAGATGGCTTCACCAC encodes:
- a CDS encoding IS3 family transposase (programmed frameshift); its protein translation is MKTTRFSDNQIMQILKLAEAGTPVPTLCREHGMSSATFYKWRAKFGGMDASMMARLKELEDENRRLKKMYAEERLKAEIVSEALGKKVVKPSLRREMAVLVVQTRQISISTACAAFNISETCYRYQAKLSSENALIADWLIRLTTNQRNWGFGLCYFYLRNTKQFRWNHKRVYRIYRELELNLRIKPRRRLVREKPEALAVPTQINEVWSMDFMHDQLADGRCIRLFNVIDDFNREGLCIDVDFSLPSERVIRSLEQIIEWRGVPKVIRCDNGPEYISNMTKEWAEQRGIKLDFIQPGNPQQNAYIERYNRTVRYDWLAHYLFDTVEEVQNFATAWLWTYNNERPNTAIGGIPPKHKLAMAA